One Gemmatimonadota bacterium genomic window, GCAAAGACACCCGCGAGGCCGCTTCAAACTGTGGCAGCGGCGCGCGCTGGAACATGGTCCTTACCTACCATGACCAGCCGGAAGCCCGCAGTCCGCATGAGATCATGAAGGAAGTTGCGGCATTCACGGGCGAAGCGATGTTTCTCGCTACCCGAGGTGCCGTACTGCTGAATGCGGAGGCCTACCTGTACGCCGTTCAAAGGTACGATGAAAACGATCTCCGCGGCATACGCCTTTGGGAGAGAAACGGGGAGGCGCACGGTGACGGGGATGGGAACGACGGGGGTGACGCGCACGGGAGCGATGGGAGCGACGGGATCTATCTCCTGACACCGGACGTCTGCGACGTCATAAACGAAAGCGGTGGCGCCGGTAACCGCGCATATTCTTTCGGTCCGATCCTGGATACGCTGGCCGGCCGCGGCGACCGGGTGCTGACCATGAAACGGGAAGACGAGCCGTACGAAACCGGCACGCCCGAAGCCTACCTCGAATCGAACGAACGCCTGCTCGAGTCCGCCACACGGGATGCGGTGTCCCCGGAGGTCATGGCCGACAACTTCTCGTCTCCGAACCTTGTGTTGCGCCCACCTGTGGCCCTGGACGATACGGCCGAACTGGAGCGTTGCCGGATCGGTCCCGGGGTCTGTATCGGTCCCCGAGTCCGTATCGGGCACGGCGCGGCCATCGAGCACAGCGTGATCATGGAGGGCGCGGATATCGGCGACGGCGCATCGATTTCCCGCGCGATCATAGGAAAAAACGCCAGCATAGCAAACCGGTCGGTGATGCACGGCCGGGCGGACCGGGTGACCGTCGCATGTCCCATCTCACCATAGGTACGGCAGGCCACGTCGACCACGGCAAGAGCGCCCTGGTGGAAGCGCTGACGGGCGTTCATCCCGATCGTCTCCAGGAGGAACGGGACCGGGGCATGACGATCGATCTCGGATTCGCGTTCATGCCCTTGAGCGACGGCCGGGAGGTCCCCATCGTCGACGTGCCGGGCCACGAACGGTTCCTCAAGACCATGGTCGCGGGCGTAAGCGGCATCCACCTCGTCCTCTTCGTCGTAGCCGCCGACGAAGGCGTCATGCCCCAGACCGTCGAGC contains:
- a CDS encoding NDP-sugar synthase, with translation MTGALKGVILTANPGEGDSAGWHSGTGMLLPMANVPMIERILDEYERAGVKETLIAAGKDTREAASNCGSGARWNMVLTYHDQPEARSPHEIMKEVAAFTGEAMFLATRGAVLLNAEAYLYAVQRYDENDLRGIRLWERNGEAHGDGDGNDGGDAHGSDGSDGIYLLTPDVCDVINESGGAGNRAYSFGPILDTLAGRGDRVLTMKREDEPYETGTPEAYLESNERLLESATRDAVSPEVMADNFSSPNLVLRPPVALDDTAELERCRIGPGVCIGPRVRIGHGAAIEHSVIMEGADIGDGASISRAIIGKNASIANRSVMHGRADRVTVACPISP